The following is a genomic window from uncultured Draconibacterium sp..
ATTACTTACAAATAATTAACAAAGTCTGTTATTCGTCATCATATAGAAGCTGAGTGTAGCTATATTTAACTTTTCATAGAAAATGAACTTATTGTCCCCGTTTTTTGGGAAGGGGAATCAAAAAAAAACTGTAATAAAGCAATCCGGCACCGATATTTGTTGTCGCTATTAAGGATTGTATAAAAATTTTGAACGAATGGAAATTAGAAAAAAGCTGAGTTTAAGTGTTGTCTGTTTTGTGCTTGTTCAGTTGTGGGCTGTTAATAGCCACGCACAACAAAACGAGCCGGCAAAGCCTGTTTTTAAAGATGGAGAGGCACAAATTGTAAAGGCGTTTGAAGATCCGGATTACTGGATTCGTGAAGACTTGTGGGTGGAAACCGAGTTTGATTCGGATGGTGATGGTTTGTTGGATCGTATGCATGTTGATGTTACTCGTCCGCGGCAAACCGAAAGTGAAGGTTTAAAACTTCCTGTTATTTATAACTCAAGCCCGTATTTTGCTGGTGTTGCCGGAAACAATCCCGAGTTCTTTTGGGATGTTAAGCAGGAATTGGGTGAAAAACCAAAAGAACATGTGCACCCACCCGAAATTCAACGTCGCGGAGAACGGCCGATTATTTCGAAGGCCCAGATAAAAACCTGGGTTCCCCGTGGTTTTGTTGTGGTGCATTCGTCGTCTCCGGGAACCGGATTGTCTGATGGCTCACCAACAGTTGGTGGCGACAATGAATCGCTGGCTCCAAAAGCTGTAATCGATTGGCTTTGCGGGCGCGCAAAAGGTTACAAAACACGACGAGGAGATGAAGAAGTTGAAGCTTACTGGTGTACAGGAAAAGTGGGAATGACCGGAACTTCGTATGAAGGAACTTTGCCTTTGGCTGCCGCAACTACCGGTGTTGAAGGACTGGAAGCTATTATACCGATTGCTCCCAACACCTCGTATTATCATTATTACCGCTCGAACGGTTTGGTGCGCTCTCCCGGAGGTTATCTTGGCGAGGATGTAGATGTTCTTTTTGATTTTATTCATAGCGGCGATATAGATAAAAGAGCCTATGCGCGTGAGCATATTCGTGATGATGAAATGAAAAATGGTCAGGATAGGATTACCGGCGATTACAACGATTTTTGGGCCGGCCGCGATTACCTGAATGATATGGGGCCGATGAAAGCAGCCATGCTGATGTCGCATGGTTTTAACGACTGGAATGTGCTGCCCGAGCATAGTTTGCGAATTTACGAAGCAGCGAAGGCCAAAGGTATCCCTTGCCAGATTTATTACCATCAGGATGGTCACGGAGGACCGCCACCGCTTAGTATGATGAACCGTTGGTTTACACGCTATTTATTTGGTGTCGAGAATGGCGTGGAAAACGATCCAAAAGCATGGATTGTGCGCGAAGACGCTGATCACGATCACCCCACTCCTTATGCTGATTACCCAAATCCGGATGCCAAGCCGGTAACTTTCTTTCTAACTTCGGGAGCACCGAAGCAAGGTGGCCTTGTTATTGAAAAACCAGCGAAGCAAACAGAAGAAACATTGGTCGATAACTATTCATTTTCGAGCGAAGCACTGGCACAGGCTGAAATTACCGAGCACCGATTAATATACGTTAGTCCGGAATTGAAAGAAGACGTGCATATCTCAGGAATACCAAAAATTACTATTAAAGCGGCCAGTAGCAAACCGGCAGTAAATCTTTCGGTTTATCTGGTTTCGTTACCCTGGAACAATCCACAATGGCGCCGTCCAAAAATTACTGATAATCTTATCACGCGTGGCTGGGCCGATTTACAGAACTATAAATCATTGCGTGAAAGTGAGCCCTTAAAACCGGATAAATTCTACGAGATGACTTTTGAGCTGGAACCCGATGATCAGGTGATTAAAGCCGGGCAACAGATTGGCTTGATGATTTTTTCAAGTGATAAAGATTTTACGCTTCATCCAAAACCCGGAACGGAATTAACGGTTGATTTGAACGGAACAAGCATTGAAATTCCGGTTGTTGGAGGAGCAGAGGCATACAACAAAGCAATTCAATAACACGGATTTCTAAATTGTAGTTTGATGAGACACAGATTATTTGTTGCAACATTGTTGGTTGTTTTGGGATTGAATGCAGCTGCACAAAAAACAAATTTTACGCATCAGGATTCGTTGCGCGGAAGCATCACTCCCAGAAGAGCTTGGTGGGATCTCACTTATTATCATTTGAATGTAAAAGTAGATCCGGCTGATAGCACAATTTCCGGTAGCAACTTGATTCAATACAAGGTTTTAGAATCGAATCAGCTGATGCAGATTGATCTGCAGCCGCCAATGACTATTTCCCGAATTTCTCAAAATGGCAAGTCGCTCGATTATACACGAGATGGCAACGCCTGGTTTGTGACATTGGAGAAAGTGCAAAAAACAAATGATGTTAACGAGCTGCTTGTAGAGTATTCTGGGAAACCAAAGATAAGTAAAAGACCTCCGTGGGATGGAGGTATAAGTTGGAGAAAAGACGAAAATGGCAACGATTGGATTGTAAATACCAATCAGGGCGACGGTGCTAGTTTGTGGTGGCCATGTAAAGACCATCCATACGATGAGCCCGATAGTATGTTGATAAGTGTAACGTTCCCGGATCATTTAATGGATGTATCGAACGGCCGTTTACGCGGTGTGGAGCAAAACGCTGACGGCACAAAAACGGCACACTGGTTTGTAAGCAACCCGATAAACAACTATGGCGTAAACATTAACATTGGAAACTATGCCCACTGGCACGGAGTTTTTAAAGGCGAAAACGGCGATTTGGATTGCGATTACTGGGTGCTGAAACAAAATCTGGAAAAGGCAAAAGAGCATTTTAAACAGGCGCCAATGATGTTAGAAGCATTCGAGCACTGGTTTGGCCCGTATCCGTTTTACGAAGATGGCTACAAGTTAGTGGAAGTGCCATATCCGGGCATGGAGCACCAAAGTTCGGTGACTTACGGAAATGGTTACCGGAATGGCTATGGTGGCCGCGATATAAGTTATTCGGGCTGGGGATTTAAATTCGATTTTATCATTATTCACGAGTCGGGGCACGAGTGGTTTGCCAATAGCATTACCAATTGGGATGAAGCTGACATGTGGATTCACGAAAGTTTTACCAATTACTCGGAAAACTTGTTTGTGGAGTACTACTGGGGCAAAAAAGCCGGCTCGGAATATGTTCGGGGAAGCCGTCTGGGGATTCTCAATGACCGCCCTGTTATTGGAGTTTATGGCGTAAATTATCCGGGATCAGGCGATATGTACTCCAAAGGAGCGAACATGTTGCATACTTTAAGACAGGTTGTGAATGACGATGAAAAATGGCGTGGTATTTTGCGTGGTTTAAATAAAGAGTTCTATCATCAAACCGTAAAAGCCGAGCAAATCGAGGGGTATTTAATTGAACATACCGGGCTTGACCTAAATGGCTTTTTCACCCAATATTTGCGCGATACGCGAATTCCAACTTTTGAGTATGCAATGATTGATGGTAAGCTGCAGTTCAGGTGGGCAAATTGTGTCGAAAATTTTAAATTACCACTGAAAGTCTACATCAATGGAGAGCTTCAATGGCTGAATCCCTCAGCTCGCTGGCAATATTTCGACTCCGATGAAAAAGTTAAAGAGGTAGAAGTTGATAAAGACTTTTACGTAGCTAGTTTTAAGGTGGTAGATTTATAAAAGCAAAAGAGCCTTACATTAATCTTTTCAGATAAGTAAGGCTCTTTCTATATTCGAATTGGTTAGGAAACTGGAACTGATTCAGTCCCGTCCATAAAAATTCTAATTAGTCTCTATTCATTAAAAGGTGCAACTCGTTGTTTTTCAGTTTGTGTGATGCGTGGTGATCTGTAATGATCCATCTCATATAAATCGAGTGTAACAAGATAATCTGATTCAAAACTTTGAGGCTCTACCATTTCTCCATGTGAATTTTCTTCCGGCAAAGTGTATAAATCATGAGAAGTAATATTTACTGTGTAGGTGAACTCCTCGGTAATAGAGAAGAAGGAATAAGCTCTCATTGTCGTTTGTTTAATTAACAGATGGACAATGAGAGCTAAAGGTTGCGTGGCTTAATCCTGATAATTTATTTGCATATAACAATGTTCATGATTCTCTGGGTTAACCCCTTCTTTGTTAAGTCCATTTTGAGTATCAAAAATGGGGACGAAACTTCTTAGTATCAGACTATTTTGCTATTTGATATGAAAAATTCGAATTAATGTTCTGCTGTCATAAAAAACTCTAGTGTTCCACCTTTCATTATGTCTTCGTGTGAAAAGAATGGTTCACTCAATATTTCGCCGTTTAGAACAACTTTTTCGATGAATTTATTTTCTTTTGAATTGTTGTGAACGATGATTTTAAAAGTACCACCCGGAACTCGCACCGAGGCTTTGTCAACAACAGGGCGGCCAATGGTATAAGTTGGGTCGCCGGGACAAACCTGGTAAAACCCAATGGCACTTAATACATACCAGGCCGACATCTGTCCGCAATCTTCGTTACCAATTATTCCCGCAGGTTTCGGCAAATAGAAATCGTACAACACTTGATCGAGGTATTTTTGCGTTTTCCACTTTGCGTTGGTGTAATTGTATAAGTAGGCCATGTGGTGGCTTGGCTCGTTTCCGTGCGCGTATTGCCCAATCAAACCGGTGATATCAGCCGATGCATTTTCGCCCAGAATTTCAGAGCTGGTCGTAAACAAGCTGTCCAGACTTGATTCAAAAGCATCTTTTCCGCCAAAAAGCTCGATCATTCCATCCATATCATGTGGGGCAAAGAAGCTCCATTGATAGGCATTTCCTTCGATGTAGTCGGCATGATTGTGGTCGGAGTATTTTGGATTAAAAGGTGTCCGCCAACTGCCATCGCCATTTTTACCGCGCATAAATCCTGTTGAGGCATCAAAATAATTTTTGTAGTATTTCGATTTTTTGTAGAACTCATCTGCTGTTTTCTCGTCGTTGGCTGCTTTGGCAATTTTAGCTACGCACCAGTCGTAATAAGCCATCTCAACACCATAAGAAACTGAAGCCGTGATAGAATCGGATGGGACAAAGCCATATTTTTCCTTGTAATAAATTTGTTTCATCATTACCTCGCTGCCGCGGGTGCCGGCATGTGCTTTTAACCATTCAGGTTGCCAGGTAGCCGATTTTACGGCTGCTTCTTTCCAATCTTGAAGGTTGGCATTCGGTACCAACCCTTTTGCCAGCGCGTCGGCCATTACCGATGTTGCCGGGTAGCCCACCATTGTTCCGGTGTAGTTCGATGCCAGTGGCCATTTAGGAAGAAGACCACCTTCGCGGTATTTTTGCACTAAAGCTTCGGCCCATTCGCCGGCTTTTTCAGGTCGGATAATGGTAATAAGTGGATGAAAAGCTCTGAATGTATCCCACAACGAAAAAACGGTATAATTGGTAAATCCTTCCGGTGCCTGGCGGATGGTTTTGTCCATTCCTCGGTAACGACCGTCAACATCCTGTGCTGTAAATGGCGACATCATACTGTGGTACAATGCGGTGTAAAAGTTGGTTTTTATTGCTTCGTCATTTGTTGAAATGGTAATTCCCTGCAATGCTTCGCGCCATTCGGCTTTGGCTTGCTCAACAGTCGTGTCAAAATCCCAACCTGTGAGTTCTGCCTGCATATTTTTATTGGCACCGTCCTCGTCAACCACCGATAACGCTACTTTTACCAGCAGAGGTTTATCATTATCTGGAAATTTGAAATGTAGTTTGATGTCTTTCCCGGTAAGGCTGCTTTCAGTGGAAGGTTCTCCTTCAACAACTGTTTTTAGTTGATCAAATGCTTCTGAAAATTCAATTCGGTAAGCCACCAAATGATCTTCGGCCCAACCTTTAGTCAGTTGAACGCCTTCAAAAGTTTTGTCGTCAATCTGGCGAATAGTGTTATTCACAATGCTGTGCCCCCAGTTGGGTTGCAAAACGTGACCAAGGTCGAGCATTACATTTCTGTCGCTGCTGTCGTCATACGAATATTTATGAAAGCCTACACGTCTGGTAGCTGTCAATTCTGCCGTAACGTTCAGGTTTTTCAGTCGCACCTTGTAATATCCGGGCGACGCTGTTTCTTCTTTTTTATTGAATAAACCAATCGGTTTTAACTCGTCGGAATTCGAATAGGGGAGCAAAAGCACATCACCAAGATCGCCAATTCCGGTACCACTCAGGTGCGTGTGGCTGAATCCATAGATGGTTGAATCTTCGTAGTGATAGCCACTACTGGCATCCCAGCCCATAATATGTGTATCGGGGCTAAGCTGAACCATACCAAACGGAGTGGTTGCCCCAGGAAAAGTATGCCCGTGAAATCCAGTTCCGATAAACGGATCAACATAGTTTAGAATATCCTGTTCGGTTTGTTTTTGCTCCGAAATACATCCCGAAATCAATAAACTCAGGATGATTAGTGCAGTTAATGCTCTCATTTTTTTCTTGATATAATTTTGCGCGAAGTTACTTCTTAAAAAATTTAAAAAGAAGAAAAATCGTTCGATTTCATCATTTTTATATTACTGAAGCGATAGAGTAATAGCAATGCGAACATTTGTCATAGTGTGAATTTAAGAATTTACTACATTCACGTTCTCATAAAAAAATTGCAAAAATGTTTCAGAAAGAGATTTACATTGAACGAAGAAAAGTTCTAAAGGAGAAAGTTGGGGAAGGATTGATTTTGTTATTTGGAAACGACGAATCATCGATGAATTATGCTGATAATACCTATCATTTTAGGCAAGACAGCACTTTTTTGTATTATTTTGGAATTCAGCATCCGGGTCTGGCTGCGGTAATCGATATTGATAACGACAAGGAGATTGTTTTTGGAAATGATTACACCATCGACGATATTGTGTGGATGGGACCACAACCAACCATTGCCGATCGTGCTTCGCAATGCGGTGTGTCAACGGTTTTTCCGATGAGGGAATTGGCTTCGGTTGTGGAAAAAAGCAAGAAGATTCATTTTCTGCCGCTTTACCGCCCCGAGAATAAAATAAAGTTGATGGAGCTGATTGATGTGGCGCCGAAAGATGTGGCGAATACTTACTCGTTGGAGTTGGTAAAAGTCGTGGTTAGCCAGCGCGAGATAAAATCTGTGGAAGAGATTGAACAACTGCATCAGGCAGTTAATGTGTCGGTTGATATGCACGTTGCAGCCATGAAATTTGCTCGCCCCGGAATGACGGAAGCACAGGTAACAGCTGAAATCCATAAAGTTGCGCTGGCAGCTGGCGGAAACATTGCTTTCCCGATAATTGCCACAAAAAACGGGCAAACGTTACACAATCATTTTCATGGAAACACCATAAAAGACGGCGATCTTTTTTTGGTTGATGCCGGTTATGAAAACGAACTGAGCTACTCGGGTGATTTGTCGAGTACTTTCCCGGTAAGCAAAAAATTTACTCCCGAACAAAAGGAGATCTATGAGATTTCGCTGGCCGGACACGAAGCTGCTATTAGCGCGCTCGAATTGAACAAACCCTATAAAAACGCACACATTGCCGCAGCCACAACAATTTTTGATGGTTTGAAATCAATGGGCTTCACAAAAGGAAATGCTATGGATGCTTTTGAGGCTGGTGCGCACGCTTTGTTTTTCCCTTGTGGAACTGGTCATATGATGGGGATGGATGTACATGATATGGAAGATCTTGGTGAAGTTTGGGTAGGTTACGACGGACAACCAAAAAGTACACAGTTCGGTTTAAAATCGCTTCGCCTGGCAAAACCGCTAAGAGTCGGTCATGTTTTTACCATTGAGCCCGGAATTTACTTTATTCCTGAATTGATTGATTTGTGGCGCGAACAGGGCAAATTCAACGATTTTATCAACTGGGAAAAGGTGGACAGTTACCGGAATTTTGGAGGAATGCGAAATGAAGAGGATTTTGTAATGACTGAAAATGGTGCGCAGCTACTTGGCAAACCAAAGCCAAAAACTATTGAAGATGTAGAAGCGCTGCGGTGATAATGGGCTGATGCTTACGGGTTTCATGTTAAGTATGAAACTCATTGCTGTGAAACCTGTAAGCAGTAGCGATCTTAAACCAATAAAAACTTTACTTTTGCCCCAAATTAGCAACAATGAAGAAGGGAAGTATTCTTGCAGTTTTGTTATTGAATTCGTTGTGGCTTTTTGCCCAAAACGAGGTAGGCCCCGAAGGACATAAACTGCTATGGGTATTTCTGTTTCTGGCAGCTATTACCGTGGCTTTTATTGTAAGTGGCCGTTCTTTTAACAAGAAGTCGAAAAAAGAACGCAGACCATTTTTGCAATTTAAAAAGCTAAGCATCACGTTGGAGAAGGATGCAAATTTCTATCCCGATAATTTAATTCTTACCGTAAAAAATACCGGCACAACTGCTGTCGATCTGGATCAACCGCTTTTAGTATTCGATAATTTCTGGCTGAAACGTAAGTTCAAACTCAAGGGAATGGACAACTACAATTTTTATCCTTTGTATCTGGAGAGTGGAAAATCACATCAGTTAAAAATTGATCTGAATCGGTTTTATTCGCACGATAAATCCTTAAAAAAATATCCGAAGACCAAAATTTATTTAAAAGATGTGAAGGGGAGAAGCTTGGGGAGTAAAGCGGTTTTTTTACGCAAAACATTAGTTAAATTTTAATGCGAAACTGGAAATTTAACCATATCGATTTTTCAACTTATCCCGGTTATTCGGGTAAGGATTTGGGTGTTTTTTGGTCGCCCGAAAAAACCACGATAAAAATATGGGTACCTACAGCTCAAATGGTAGAATTGCGTCTGTATAAAGATGGCGTGCGTGGTGAAGCGTACCATAAAACCAACCTGCAGAAGAACGAAAACGGCATTTGGGGCACTATTTTAACCGGCGATTACGAAGGAAAGTTCTACACTTTTAGGGTGAACGATGGCGAATGGCTGGATGAAGTTCCGGGAATATACGCACGCTGTGTTGGTGCCAATGGGTTGCGCGGAATGATTTATAATCCAAACACCACAAATACTGAAGACTGGGTTTACGATAATGGCCCGCGTTACAACAGTTTTACCGAGGCGGTGATTTACGAAACCCACGTTCGCGATTTTTCCATTGCAGAAAATTCAGGAATTAAAAACAAAGGCAAGTTTCTGGCATTTACCGAAGAGGGAACACGATCGCCGGAAGGGGTAAAAACCGGTATCGACCATTTAAAAGAGCTTGGGGTTACACACGTGCATTTGTTGCCGGTGAACGATTATGTAACGGTTGACGAAGAAAAGCCACTTGAAAAATACAACTGGGGTTACGATCCCATGCATTATAATGCACTGGAAGGTTCGTATGCAACCGATCCTTACGACGGGCGCAAACGAATTGTTGAATTTAAAGAGTTGGTGAAAGCCCTGCACTCCAACGGAATTGGTGTGATTCTGGATGTGGTTTTTAACCATACTTACTACGCCAAAGAGTCGGTTTTTAACCAAATCGTTCCGGGGTATTTTTATCGTCAGAAAGAGGATGGTTCGTTTTCAAATGCATCAGGCTGTGGCAACGAACTGGCTTCGGAGCGCGAAATGGTGCGCAAATACATTATCGACACACTCAAATATTGGGTAGAGGAATTTCATGTTGATGGTTTCCGTTTTGATTTGATGGGGATTCACGATTTGAAAACTATGCAGGAAATCCGGAAGTCCTTAGATGAAATCGACTGCGGATTATTCCTTTATGGCGAAGGTTGGGCGGCCGACCAAAGTCCGATGCCGGAATCGAAACGAGCAGTGAAAAAAAACACCTCAGCAATGCCGCGAATAGCCAGTTTTAACGACGATTTTCGCGATGCGTTAAAGGGAAATCATGGTGATAAAAAGTCGAAAGGTTTTGTTAGCGGGCTTGGTTTGCACGAAGAGGCTATAAAATTTGGAATTACTGCTGCGGTTTATCATCCACAGGTAAATTACGGATACATCGATACCGTTGAAACGGCTTGGGCTGCCGAGCCCGATCAGTGTATCAACTACGTGTCGTGCCACGATAATTACACGCTTTGGGATAAGTTGAAACAAAGTTTGCCAAAGGCAACGGATGAGGAGTTGCGGAAGCGTGTAAAGTTGGCCGGAGCGCTGGTTTTAACTTCGCAGGGAGTACCGTTATTGAATGCTGGTGTTGATTTTTGTCG
Proteins encoded in this region:
- the pulA gene encoding type I pullulanase, with the protein product MRNWKFNHIDFSTYPGYSGKDLGVFWSPEKTTIKIWVPTAQMVELRLYKDGVRGEAYHKTNLQKNENGIWGTILTGDYEGKFYTFRVNDGEWLDEVPGIYARCVGANGLRGMIYNPNTTNTEDWVYDNGPRYNSFTEAVIYETHVRDFSIAENSGIKNKGKFLAFTEEGTRSPEGVKTGIDHLKELGVTHVHLLPVNDYVTVDEEKPLEKYNWGYDPMHYNALEGSYATDPYDGRKRIVEFKELVKALHSNGIGVILDVVFNHTYYAKESVFNQIVPGYFYRQKEDGSFSNASGCGNELASEREMVRKYIIDTLKYWVEEFHVDGFRFDLMGIHDLKTMQEIRKSLDEIDCGLFLYGEGWAADQSPMPESKRAVKKNTSAMPRIASFNDDFRDALKGNHGDKKSKGFVSGLGLHEEAIKFGITAAVYHPQVNYGYIDTVETAWAAEPDQCINYVSCHDNYTLWDKLKQSLPKATDEELRKRVKLAGALVLTSQGVPLLNAGVDFCRTKGGNGNSYKSPDSVNQIDWSRKNEYIDVFEYFQKLIQLRKNHPAFRMTSADAIRRDLNFCAEYKIGVVSYCLDGKAVGDNWSKIFLIFNGNEEQVELPLPEGRYRIVADGNSINEEGIEHVEDNVVVEPVSLKILIHAEKG
- a CDS encoding GH92 family glycosyl hydrolase, with the protein product MRALTALIILSLLISGCISEQKQTEQDILNYVDPFIGTGFHGHTFPGATTPFGMVQLSPDTHIMGWDASSGYHYEDSTIYGFSHTHLSGTGIGDLGDVLLLPYSNSDELKPIGLFNKKEETASPGYYKVRLKNLNVTAELTATRRVGFHKYSYDDSSDRNVMLDLGHVLQPNWGHSIVNNTIRQIDDKTFEGVQLTKGWAEDHLVAYRIEFSEAFDQLKTVVEGEPSTESSLTGKDIKLHFKFPDNDKPLLVKVALSVVDEDGANKNMQAELTGWDFDTTVEQAKAEWREALQGITISTNDEAIKTNFYTALYHSMMSPFTAQDVDGRYRGMDKTIRQAPEGFTNYTVFSLWDTFRAFHPLITIIRPEKAGEWAEALVQKYREGGLLPKWPLASNYTGTMVGYPATSVMADALAKGLVPNANLQDWKEAAVKSATWQPEWLKAHAGTRGSEVMMKQIYYKEKYGFVPSDSITASVSYGVEMAYYDWCVAKIAKAANDEKTADEFYKKSKYYKNYFDASTGFMRGKNGDGSWRTPFNPKYSDHNHADYIEGNAYQWSFFAPHDMDGMIELFGGKDAFESSLDSLFTTSSEILGENASADITGLIGQYAHGNEPSHHMAYLYNYTNAKWKTQKYLDQVLYDFYLPKPAGIIGNEDCGQMSAWYVLSAIGFYQVCPGDPTYTIGRPVVDKASVRVPGGTFKIIVHNNSKENKFIEKVVLNGEILSEPFFSHEDIMKGGTLEFFMTAEH
- a CDS encoding aminopeptidase P family protein; the encoded protein is MFQKEIYIERRKVLKEKVGEGLILLFGNDESSMNYADNTYHFRQDSTFLYYFGIQHPGLAAVIDIDNDKEIVFGNDYTIDDIVWMGPQPTIADRASQCGVSTVFPMRELASVVEKSKKIHFLPLYRPENKIKLMELIDVAPKDVANTYSLELVKVVVSQREIKSVEEIEQLHQAVNVSVDMHVAAMKFARPGMTEAQVTAEIHKVALAAGGNIAFPIIATKNGQTLHNHFHGNTIKDGDLFLVDAGYENELSYSGDLSSTFPVSKKFTPEQKEIYEISLAGHEAAISALELNKPYKNAHIAAATTIFDGLKSMGFTKGNAMDAFEAGAHALFFPCGTGHMMGMDVHDMEDLGEVWVGYDGQPKSTQFGLKSLRLAKPLRVGHVFTIEPGIYFIPELIDLWREQGKFNDFINWEKVDSYRNFGGMRNEEDFVMTENGAQLLGKPKPKTIEDVEALR
- a CDS encoding Xaa-Pro dipeptidyl-peptidase, with translation MEIRKKLSLSVVCFVLVQLWAVNSHAQQNEPAKPVFKDGEAQIVKAFEDPDYWIREDLWVETEFDSDGDGLLDRMHVDVTRPRQTESEGLKLPVIYNSSPYFAGVAGNNPEFFWDVKQELGEKPKEHVHPPEIQRRGERPIISKAQIKTWVPRGFVVVHSSSPGTGLSDGSPTVGGDNESLAPKAVIDWLCGRAKGYKTRRGDEEVEAYWCTGKVGMTGTSYEGTLPLAAATTGVEGLEAIIPIAPNTSYYHYYRSNGLVRSPGGYLGEDVDVLFDFIHSGDIDKRAYAREHIRDDEMKNGQDRITGDYNDFWAGRDYLNDMGPMKAAMLMSHGFNDWNVLPEHSLRIYEAAKAKGIPCQIYYHQDGHGGPPPLSMMNRWFTRYLFGVENGVENDPKAWIVREDADHDHPTPYADYPNPDAKPVTFFLTSGAPKQGGLVIEKPAKQTEETLVDNYSFSSEALAQAEITEHRLIYVSPELKEDVHISGIPKITIKAASSKPAVNLSVYLVSLPWNNPQWRRPKITDNLITRGWADLQNYKSLRESEPLKPDKFYEMTFELEPDDQVIKAGQQIGLMIFSSDKDFTLHPKPGTELTVDLNGTSIEIPVVGGAEAYNKAIQ
- a CDS encoding M1 family metallopeptidase, whose translation is MRHRLFVATLLVVLGLNAAAQKTNFTHQDSLRGSITPRRAWWDLTYYHLNVKVDPADSTISGSNLIQYKVLESNQLMQIDLQPPMTISRISQNGKSLDYTRDGNAWFVTLEKVQKTNDVNELLVEYSGKPKISKRPPWDGGISWRKDENGNDWIVNTNQGDGASLWWPCKDHPYDEPDSMLISVTFPDHLMDVSNGRLRGVEQNADGTKTAHWFVSNPINNYGVNINIGNYAHWHGVFKGENGDLDCDYWVLKQNLEKAKEHFKQAPMMLEAFEHWFGPYPFYEDGYKLVEVPYPGMEHQSSVTYGNGYRNGYGGRDISYSGWGFKFDFIIIHESGHEWFANSITNWDEADMWIHESFTNYSENLFVEYYWGKKAGSEYVRGSRLGILNDRPVIGVYGVNYPGSGDMYSKGANMLHTLRQVVNDDEKWRGILRGLNKEFYHQTVKAEQIEGYLIEHTGLDLNGFFTQYLRDTRIPTFEYAMIDGKLQFRWANCVENFKLPLKVYINGELQWLNPSARWQYFDSDEKVKEVEVDKDFYVASFKVVDL